The Oenanthe melanoleuca isolate GR-GAL-2019-014 chromosome 15, OMel1.0, whole genome shotgun sequence genome contains a region encoding:
- the KMT5A gene encoding N-lysine methyltransferase KMT5A, translated as MAARANQRPDSDDWQEIKPMGLPRVTRRLPAERLAAAGTPRGQSGPPGAGAPGRGAAAAAMAGGKNMPKTRAGGVEKASPESTERKGPGRPRDGGENVFIGQSKIYSYLNPNKAPGARPPLQEENSVMYHEVKCQGKTLKETYRKGAGKKNSGKIVEGAVKPEDQKDKEGVCNPSVPSSDQNQETVETQKTPLPADCAEEANAKPAQKKMVKAKRGQRKKTQGRTPNRKVTDYYPVRRSSRKSKSELETEERRKIDELITSGKEEGMKIDYIDGKGRGVIATKHFNRGEFVVEYHGDLIEITDAKKREAVYAQDPSTGCYMYYFQYLSKTYCVDATKETNRLGRLINHSKCGNCQTKLHDIDGVPHLILIASRDIKAGEELLYDYGDRSKASIEAHPWLKH; from the exons ATGGCCGCTCGCGCCAATCAGAGACCTGATAGCGATGATTGGCAGGAGATTAAACCAATGGGGTTGCCAAGGGTAACGCGGCGTCTCCCTGCAGAGCGGTTGGCGGCGGCGGGGACGCCTCGGGGACAGTCGGGGCCGCCTGGCGCGGGGGCtccggggcgcggggccgccgccgccgccatggccgGAG GGAAGAACATGCCCAAGACCAGGGCGGGCGGCGTGGAGAAGGCAAGCCCCGAGAGCACCGAGAGGAAGGGCCCTGGCCGCCCCCGGGACGGCGGG GAGAATGTGTTTATTGGTCAATCCAAAATCTACAGCTACCTGAATCCCAACAAAGCTCCTGGTGCTCGACCCCCGCTTCAAGAAGAAAACTCTGTCATGTATCACGAGGTGAAATGTCAGGGCAAAACACTAAAGGAAACCTACAGGAAGGGAGCTG GAAAAAAGAATAGTGGCAAAATAGTTGAAGGTGCTGTGAAACCAGAAGACCAGAAGGATAAGGAAGGTGTGTGCAATCCTTCTGTTCCGTCCTCTGATCAAAACCAAGAAACTGTGGAAACCCAAAAGACTCCCCTGCCTGCAGACTGTGCTGAGGAGGCCAATGCAAAGCCAGCTCAGAAGAAGATGGTTAAAGCAAAACGAGGACAAAGGAAAAA AACACAAGGAAGAACACCAAACCGAAAAGTGACAGATTATTACCCAGTTAGAAGAAGTTCCAGGAAGAGCAAATCTGAATTGGAG ActgaagaaaggaggaaaatagaTGAGCTGATTACAAgtgggaaggaagaaggaatgaAG ATTGATTACATCGATGGCAAAGGGAGAGGAGTAATTGCCACTAAACATTTTAATCGAGGAGAATTTGTGGTTGAATATCATGGGGATCTCATTGAGATCACTGATGCCAAGAAACGAGAGGCTGTGTATGCTCAAGACCCATCCACAGGCTGCTACATGTACTATTTCCAGTACCTCAGCAAAACCTACTG TGTCGATGCTACGAAAGAAACGAATCGTCTGGGGAGGCTCATTAATCACAGCAAGTGTGGCAATTGTCAGACCAAGCTGCACGACATCGATGGTGTGCCTCATCTCATCCTCATAGCTTCCAGGGACATTAAGGCAGGTGAAGAACTCTTGTACGACTATGGAGACAGAAGCAAAGCTTCCATTGAAGCTCACCCGTGGTTGAAACACTAA